Proteins encoded together in one Desulfovibrio sp. UCD-KL4C window:
- a CDS encoding glycosyltransferase — protein MKKTNIKKIAWIGNTFFRTGMDKLGYKTIHIPIRGQQVFTWDEIVEKTESIPDMVVYADRSIAPPLAGVENFPCLTVFYCIDTHIHSWYPLYAQGFDICLVSLKDHLERFAHRLPHSKLLWFPPVVMDNDVPLAMKKEWDLLFVGKVDPDLTPERMKFLDEVAKHVPGLHITQGEYRKLFPKAKVVLNIAERGDLNFRVFEALACGSCLLTPHIDHGLSDIFSDGVHLTTYKANNVADLVRKLEILLANKELREKIATQGNALIESSHRIINRAETLQDTILSMDVDVAIAARLEAAPLIRKNFMKTIYLHWAEAVSDPELKQKYLISSKN, from the coding sequence GTGAAGAAAACAAACATCAAAAAGATAGCATGGATCGGCAATACTTTTTTCCGTACAGGAATGGATAAACTTGGATATAAAACAATTCATATTCCAATTCGCGGACAACAAGTTTTTACATGGGATGAAATAGTCGAAAAGACAGAATCCATCCCGGATATGGTGGTTTATGCTGATCGGAGTATCGCTCCACCACTGGCCGGAGTGGAAAATTTTCCATGCCTGACTGTTTTCTATTGCATTGATACACACATCCACAGCTGGTATCCGCTTTACGCACAAGGGTTCGACATCTGCCTTGTCAGTCTTAAAGATCATTTAGAAAGATTTGCTCACCGACTTCCTCATTCCAAACTTTTATGGTTTCCACCCGTTGTTATGGATAACGATGTTCCGCTTGCCATGAAAAAAGAATGGGATCTGCTTTTTGTTGGTAAAGTAGACCCGGATTTGACTCCTGAACGGATGAAGTTTCTTGATGAAGTGGCGAAGCATGTTCCCGGACTACACATTACTCAAGGTGAATATAGAAAACTATTTCCAAAGGCTAAAGTCGTACTGAATATTGCTGAACGCGGGGATTTAAATTTCAGAGTTTTTGAAGCACTGGCATGCGGTTCATGTTTACTGACTCCGCATATCGATCATGGTTTATCAGATATATTTTCAGACGGTGTCCATCTTACTACATACAAAGCTAATAATGTTGCAGACCTTGTAAGAAAACTTGAAATACTACTTGCCAACAAAGAGTTGCGCGAAAAAATTGCAACACAAGGAAATGCGCTCATTGAATCATCACATCGAATAATCAATAGAGCTGAAACTCTTCAAGATACAATTTTAAGTATGGATGTTGATGTCGCTATAGCTGCCCGCCTTGAAGCGGCGCCATTAATTCGCAAAAATTTTATGAAAACTATCTACCTACATTGGGCTGAGGCTGTTTCAGATCCTGAGCTTAAGCAAAAATATCTTATATCTTCCAAAAATTAA
- a CDS encoding DUF4136 domain-containing protein — protein MQKLFTVFILIGLMLSGCVYVDMNVVNKAEPGLDMSSVHTFAYKKSNDSRSDLEAILLQTARAELEAKGFVYDVISPDFLVVINFGSKSVVERGVSYKRDSYNYNYLSRSYSDVGVVKTGDADKNDNTVKIYMVTPENKGMKTFLWRGSATSQNQEGVDVFGKCLVKGALLKFPASDASFREKVRFGTCE, from the coding sequence GTGCAGAAGTTATTTACTGTTTTTATTCTGATCGGTTTGATGCTTTCAGGTTGTGTCTACGTCGACATGAATGTCGTTAATAAGGCTGAACCGGGCTTAGATATGAGTTCAGTTCATACTTTTGCTTACAAAAAATCTAATGATTCAAGAAGTGATCTTGAGGCTATTTTGCTTCAAACTGCAAGAGCAGAATTGGAAGCAAAAGGCTTTGTTTATGATGTTATTTCTCCTGATTTTCTTGTGGTTATCAACTTCGGTTCCAAGTCTGTGGTTGAAAGAGGCGTTTCATATAAACGTGATTCGTATAATTACAATTACCTGAGCAGGTCATACAGCGATGTTGGTGTTGTTAAAACGGGTGATGCAGATAAAAATGATAATACCGTGAAAATATATATGGTTACTCCGGAAAATAAAGGAATGAAAACTTTTTTGTGGCGTGGCAGTGCTACCAGTCAGAATCAGGAAGGTGTGGATGTCTTCGGTAAATGTCTAGTAAAAGGGGCATTGCTGAAATTTCCAGCTTCGGATGCATCCTTTCGCGAAAAAGTTCGGTTTGGAACATGTGAATAG
- a CDS encoding biotin/lipoyl-containing protein: protein MAKKKIRFMCTAFRDGFQSVYGARVKTDDFLPAVEAAKEAGINWFEAGGGARFQALYFYSNEDAFDMMDRFRATAGPDADLQTLARGVNVVGLESQSSDVIKAHADLFAKHGITTIRNFDALNDVNNLIYSGQCIANAGLKHQVVVSMMELPPGCSGAHDAAFYEKTLRQILDADIPYDSVCFKDASGTSTPSKVFETVKLARKMLPADVMLNFHTHETAGIGGLCYKAAIDAGADAIDLSMAPASGGTCQTDIITMWHILRGTDYTLDIDIDKIIVAEDVFRDCMKDYFLPPEATQVDAMIPFSPMPGGALTANTQMLRDNGLMDRYPEIIRAMSEVVRKGGFGTSVTPVSQFYFQQAFNNVMFGPWEKFADGYGKMVLGYFGKTPVAPDAEIVKRASEQLGLEPTTKSPIELNDADPSKGLAPARKRLEEEGLPVTDENVFIVATCKDKGITYLKGDARIGIRYKKDVEAEQIAKLTGSTSSTSSSSGSGTVNVSVNGLSYAVTVDGDTATLNGKSFSIGSGDGAPVDTNASAPAGGANEPIVAPMPGLIVRLLVTPGTVVQEGQTLLTMEAMKMEIEVKAHKPGTLVSFGVTPGDQVQQGHALAQMII from the coding sequence GTGGCCAAGAAGAAAATTAGGTTCATGTGTACTGCATTCCGTGACGGTTTTCAGTCCGTTTACGGTGCCAGAGTCAAGACAGATGATTTCCTGCCAGCTGTTGAAGCTGCAAAGGAAGCAGGTATAAACTGGTTTGAAGCTGGTGGTGGAGCTCGATTCCAGGCTCTTTATTTTTATTCAAATGAAGATGCTTTTGATATGATGGATCGATTCAGGGCAACAGCCGGACCTGACGCAGACTTACAAACTTTGGCTCGTGGAGTTAATGTCGTTGGACTCGAGTCTCAATCTAGTGATGTTATCAAAGCACATGCTGACCTTTTTGCTAAGCATGGTATTACTACTATCCGAAATTTTGACGCTCTTAATGACGTTAACAACTTGATTTACAGCGGACAGTGTATTGCTAATGCCGGATTGAAACATCAGGTTGTTGTTTCAATGATGGAACTTCCTCCGGGATGTTCCGGCGCGCATGATGCCGCATTCTATGAAAAGACTCTTCGTCAGATTTTGGATGCAGATATTCCTTATGATTCTGTCTGTTTTAAAGATGCTTCCGGAACTTCTACCCCCTCAAAAGTTTTTGAGACAGTTAAGCTTGCCCGCAAAATGTTGCCTGCTGATGTTATGCTCAATTTTCATACGCATGAAACAGCCGGAATAGGTGGACTTTGCTATAAAGCTGCCATTGACGCAGGAGCTGACGCAATTGATTTGTCAATGGCCCCTGCCTCCGGAGGTACCTGTCAGACTGATATTATCACTATGTGGCATATTCTGCGCGGTACAGATTACACCCTTGATATAGATATAGATAAAATTATTGTTGCTGAAGATGTATTCCGTGACTGTATGAAGGATTATTTCCTGCCGCCTGAAGCAACACAGGTTGATGCGATGATTCCTTTCAGCCCTATGCCAGGTGGCGCGCTGACTGCGAATACTCAGATGCTCCGCGATAATGGGCTTATGGACCGCTATCCTGAAATAATCCGTGCCATGAGTGAAGTCGTACGCAAAGGTGGTTTCGGTACTTCCGTTACTCCTGTTTCCCAGTTTTATTTCCAGCAGGCATTCAATAATGTTATGTTCGGTCCTTGGGAAAAATTTGCGGATGGCTATGGTAAAATGGTTTTGGGATACTTTGGTAAAACTCCTGTTGCTCCGGATGCTGAAATTGTTAAGCGAGCTTCCGAACAGCTTGGACTTGAACCTACAACCAAAAGTCCTATTGAACTTAATGATGCAGACCCTTCAAAGGGGCTGGCTCCTGCCCGTAAGCGTCTTGAAGAAGAAGGTCTTCCTGTTACTGACGAAAATGTTTTCATCGTTGCAACTTGTAAGGATAAAGGAATCACTTATCTTAAAGGTGATGCACGTATAGGAATTCGCTATAAGAAAGACGTAGAAGCAGAACAGATTGCTAAATTGACCGGATCTACTTCCAGCACTTCTAGTTCCTCCGGTTCTGGAACAGTCAACGTTTCTGTTAACGGTTTATCGTATGCAGTTACTGTTGACGGTGATACCGCTACTTTGAACGGTAAGTCCTTCAGTATCGGTTCCGGAGACGGAGCCCCTGTAGATACTAATGCCAGCGCGCCTGCCGGCGGAGCAAATGAACCTATTGTGGCTCCTATGCCTGGGCTTATTGTTCGTTTGCTGGTGACCCCTGGAACAGTCGTTCAGGAAGGTCAGACTCTGTTGACTATGGAAGCTATGAAGATGGAAATTGAAGTTAAAGCTCATAAGCCCGGAACTCTGGTCTCTTTCGGTGTTACTCCCGGAGATCAGGTTCAGCAGGGGCATGCTTTAGCTCAGATGATCATCTAA
- a CDS encoding phosphoenolpyruvate carboxykinase (ATP) has protein sequence MASKSTYEFYQEDLSKIPPLRAIAETLVNDKRVRKVNAAEAYALAKTQWDVMDTDQEIYPEAAKRLGLPKGATVLNNCQGKIVGRTGQARRFYSKLNGPDQRKVLGDLREAISDMQKRPLIKAEAIIGLDKDLMIRATIVGGEDDAANIFNWLVNFTPYEELAAEYEKSAKLPIQDIIIIGDNVWRNEDPFYHNQGFPQLALVDEDSNVIYNFGMRYFGERKKGTLTLAWTSGIRVGMAACHGGIKELDFSNCTDENAKQIGQRSIAFFGLSGTGKSSHTNSHDNGGTLPEGFTKKVLHDDAFQIDIKNRVCRAWEPTLFDKTDSRPLGHPDWKYMVSVMNHATLNVDGKILPLGQDLRNPNGRALIDRDVLGKYVNSCKFPEVLCWLMKDTCLPPIIRFTDTYLAVAMGAALMTKRNLAENVSEEELKKLVFVPYANPFRVYELWKDVDAFANVFENGATGYSFNSVGFWKSSDVNLHAIPLQTSLTLQSLILLDKLEWEDWSLLPGAQFPKRNCIEKILPGFYDTYNPQNTENQGEYIQTLKDRFAQRRHFLEDTKDLNCKPEILAKLTKVLRVKE, from the coding sequence GTGGCTAGTAAGTCTACATATGAGTTCTATCAAGAAGACCTATCTAAAATACCCCCTTTAAGGGCGATTGCTGAGACTCTCGTTAACGATAAAAGAGTAAGAAAAGTAAACGCTGCGGAAGCATATGCATTAGCTAAAACGCAGTGGGATGTAATGGATACTGATCAGGAGATTTATCCAGAGGCAGCCAAACGGTTAGGTTTACCGAAAGGCGCTACGGTTTTAAATAATTGCCAAGGCAAGATTGTCGGCCGCACAGGGCAGGCGCGCAGGTTTTACAGTAAACTGAATGGACCTGATCAGCGTAAAGTGCTTGGCGACCTCAGAGAAGCTATTTCTGACATGCAGAAGCGCCCCTTGATCAAGGCTGAAGCCATAATCGGTCTCGATAAAGATCTCATGATTAGAGCCACCATTGTAGGCGGAGAGGATGATGCCGCGAATATTTTCAATTGGCTGGTAAACTTTACGCCTTACGAAGAACTTGCAGCAGAATACGAAAAAAGTGCTAAGCTTCCTATTCAGGATATTATCATCATCGGAGATAATGTCTGGAGAAATGAAGATCCTTTTTATCATAATCAGGGTTTTCCGCAGCTCGCACTTGTCGATGAAGATTCTAATGTTATCTATAATTTTGGAATGCGTTACTTTGGTGAACGGAAGAAAGGGACTTTGACTCTTGCATGGACCTCTGGCATTCGTGTTGGAATGGCGGCGTGTCATGGCGGAATTAAGGAACTTGATTTCTCCAATTGCACAGATGAGAATGCAAAGCAGATAGGCCAACGCTCAATCGCTTTCTTTGGACTTTCCGGCACCGGAAAATCTTCTCATACCAATTCGCATGATAATGGCGGAACTCTTCCTGAAGGGTTTACAAAGAAAGTTCTGCACGATGATGCTTTTCAGATAGATATTAAGAATCGTGTCTGCCGTGCGTGGGAACCTACACTGTTTGATAAGACAGATTCAAGACCTCTTGGGCATCCTGATTGGAAATACATGGTTTCAGTTATGAACCATGCAACACTAAATGTTGATGGAAAAATTCTGCCTCTTGGACAGGATTTGCGTAATCCAAACGGAAGAGCCTTAATTGACCGTGACGTTTTGGGTAAATATGTCAATAGCTGTAAGTTCCCTGAAGTTTTGTGTTGGCTCATGAAAGATACATGTCTGCCACCGATTATCAGGTTCACTGATACATATCTAGCTGTCGCGATGGGCGCAGCACTGATGACAAAGCGCAATCTTGCTGAAAATGTTTCAGAAGAAGAGCTTAAGAAGCTGGTGTTTGTTCCTTATGCCAATCCGTTCAGAGTATATGAACTCTGGAAAGATGTTGATGCATTTGCGAATGTGTTTGAAAATGGCGCAACCGGATACAGTTTTAACTCAGTCGGATTCTGGAAGTCTTCTGACGTTAATCTCCATGCTATCCCTCTGCAGACTTCACTTACTTTGCAGTCTTTGATCCTGCTGGATAAGCTGGAATGGGAAGACTGGTCTCTACTGCCAGGTGCGCAATTTCCTAAACGCAATTGTATAGAGAAGATTCTTCCGGGATTTTACGATACTTACAATCCGCAGAATACAGAGAATCAGGGTGAGTATATTCAGACTCTTAAAGATAGGTTTGCTCAGCGCAGGCATTTTCTTGAGGATACAAAAGACCTAAATTGCAAGCCTGAAATATTAGCAAAGCTTACTAAGGTTCTTAGAGTAAAAGAATAA
- a CDS encoding PilZ domain-containing protein, with amino-acid sequence MNELHDRRESNRVDLEKINVFFKQCDIAVSSCDSDLDITIINISPRGMKVKLNSEEDFDKLKLNSKVFIRGCIFNDSIGFLSSQKAVAVWKENSIAGLRFTPALDIDDETIHQMLSK; translated from the coding sequence ATGAACGAATTACATGACAGACGTGAATCAAATAGAGTCGACCTAGAAAAGATTAATGTTTTTTTTAAACAATGTGACATAGCCGTGTCCTCGTGCGACAGTGATCTGGACATCACTATTATAAATATTTCTCCACGCGGGATGAAAGTAAAACTTAATTCAGAAGAAGACTTCGATAAGTTGAAACTTAATTCTAAAGTTTTTATCCGTGGCTGCATTTTCAATGACAGCATAGGGTTCTTAAGCAGTCAAAAGGCCGTTGCGGTTTGGAAAGAAAACTCTATTGCAGGACTGCGCTTTACTCCTGCACTTGATATTGATGATGAAACTATTCACCAAATGCTCAGCAAATAA
- a CDS encoding methyl-accepting chemotaxis protein, with the protein MKLNLKAKFVFSIIPMVAITIGILSWVAYSSGSGSLEKELTAAMINTREKAASYLDFWHSSIIRDGEILPTFPEIDEALTTDNYDEVKITLSEYLKKSNTYDNIFLMTPDGTIQAEGKQETAKDSNISSTPSGRINLEKAKQNQKYMGMAYESKNGNAVYLQTFPIMRSGKLIGILGITPKISDYTEKFLKNSRIGDEGYLFMADSEGFIISHPQKSLIFKSKLQDYTWGKKILASPSGSIDYSYDGIDKRMSWQKDAKTGWYIISTVTHNDIFKESTRMAWTLLWLGIGSIVILSLIIILLTGKIIIYPISNLLEIFKKIAKGNLSVHAEVKGHDEIAELSSATNEMVSRISGVVREVQQASSFVESGSNELSSTSQIMSQGAAEQASSMEEISASMEEMVAGIAHNAENANETDTMSRKAALEAEKSGTAVVQTVEAMHKIAARISVVEEIARQTNLLALNAAIEAARAGEHGKGFAVVAAEVRKLAERSGVAAAEISELSTTSVEIAETAGGMLNEIVPNIQKTAELVQEITASSAEQNSGAEQINSALQQFDIAVQNSASTSEEVSASSAELQIQAENLTNAISFFHLSENEKVAYTRPKKITSGKNHSNQSTPVKNIIKPVKSTTSGLSLDMETELDSDSDFQRF; encoded by the coding sequence ATGAAACTTAATTTAAAGGCAAAATTTGTTTTTTCAATTATCCCTATGGTAGCAATTACAATCGGCATCTTATCATGGGTTGCTTACTCTTCCGGGTCAGGAAGTCTTGAAAAAGAACTTACAGCTGCAATGATTAACACACGAGAAAAGGCTGCATCTTATCTAGACTTCTGGCATAGCTCAATAATTAGAGATGGGGAAATATTACCGACTTTTCCTGAAATCGATGAAGCTTTAACTACTGATAACTATGATGAGGTTAAGATTACCCTTAGCGAATATTTAAAAAAATCAAACACATACGACAACATCTTTCTTATGACGCCTGACGGAACAATTCAGGCAGAAGGAAAACAAGAAACTGCAAAAGATTCTAATATATCTTCGACTCCAAGTGGACGCATAAACCTTGAAAAAGCAAAGCAAAATCAAAAATATATGGGAATGGCCTATGAAAGTAAAAATGGAAATGCAGTTTACCTGCAAACTTTTCCAATTATGCGATCTGGAAAACTAATAGGTATCCTCGGTATTACCCCTAAAATTTCTGATTATACAGAAAAATTCTTAAAAAATAGCAGAATCGGAGATGAAGGATACTTGTTCATGGCTGACTCTGAAGGTTTTATAATCAGCCATCCCCAAAAAAGTTTGATATTTAAATCCAAGCTCCAAGATTACACTTGGGGCAAGAAGATTTTAGCTAGCCCTTCTGGTTCTATTGACTACAGCTACGACGGAATTGACAAACGTATGAGTTGGCAGAAAGATGCAAAAACTGGATGGTATATTATATCAACAGTCACTCATAACGATATTTTTAAAGAAAGCACACGTATGGCATGGACTCTTTTATGGCTGGGAATTGGTTCGATAGTAATATTATCCTTAATCATTATTTTGCTGACTGGAAAAATTATTATATATCCTATTTCTAACCTTCTTGAAATTTTTAAAAAAATCGCCAAAGGCAACCTTTCTGTTCATGCTGAAGTAAAAGGACATGATGAAATAGCTGAACTTTCGTCAGCTACAAACGAAATGGTAAGCCGTATTTCAGGTGTTGTACGTGAAGTTCAACAGGCTTCCTCATTCGTCGAATCCGGCAGCAATGAACTAAGCTCCACATCACAAATCATGTCTCAGGGAGCTGCGGAGCAAGCTTCTTCGATGGAAGAAATTTCTGCGTCAATGGAAGAAATGGTGGCTGGAATTGCTCATAACGCTGAAAATGCAAATGAAACTGACACTATGTCCCGTAAGGCTGCACTTGAAGCAGAAAAAAGCGGCACAGCGGTTGTTCAGACCGTTGAAGCCATGCATAAGATTGCAGCCAGAATTTCAGTAGTTGAAGAAATTGCGCGGCAAACTAATCTACTAGCACTTAATGCAGCCATCGAAGCGGCACGAGCCGGTGAACATGGTAAAGGGTTTGCGGTAGTTGCCGCTGAAGTTCGCAAACTAGCAGAGAGAAGTGGAGTTGCTGCAGCAGAAATCAGCGAACTTTCCACCACTAGTGTAGAGATCGCAGAAACAGCAGGTGGCATGCTTAACGAGATTGTGCCTAACATTCAAAAAACAGCTGAGCTAGTTCAAGAAATTACTGCTTCCAGCGCAGAACAAAATTCCGGAGCGGAACAAATTAACAGTGCTCTTCAACAATTCGACATAGCTGTTCAAAACAGTGCTTCAACATCTGAAGAAGTCAGCGCTTCATCAGCTGAACTCCAAATACAAGCTGAGAATTTGACAAATGCAATTAGTTTCTTTCACCTTTCAGAGAATGAAAAAGTTGCTTACACCAGACCGAAAAAAATTACTTCCGGTAAAAATCATAGCAATCAATCAACGCCAGTGAAAAATATTATCAAACCTGTTAAATCAACAACATCAGGTCTTTCTTTAGACATGGAAACTGAACTCGACTCTGATTCAGACTTTCAGCGGTTTTAA
- a CDS encoding OadG family protein, with the protein MQEVMFSWQHVVNGNGVALSVTGMSIVFVALMLVSLYIAMLPKLASLFDKIIPPAVHHCGEEAPPAPSGPVEAEIVAAAVAYLHKNKS; encoded by the coding sequence ATGCAGGAAGTGATGTTTAGTTGGCAGCATGTAGTCAATGGTAACGGTGTTGCTCTTTCCGTAACTGGTATGAGTATCGTGTTTGTGGCTTTGATGCTGGTGAGTCTTTATATAGCTATGCTTCCGAAGTTAGCTAGTTTATTTGATAAGATTATCCCGCCTGCAGTTCATCATTGCGGGGAGGAGGCTCCACCAGCTCCGTCGGGACCGGTTGAGGCTGAAATAGTCGCAGCTGCAGTGGCATATCTGCATAAAAATAAGAGCTAG
- a CDS encoding sodium ion-translocating decarboxylase subunit beta: MDILLDFLSTTGFAQMTTGNFIMIVIGIFFIALAIIKDYEPLLLLPIGFGAIIGNIPSIAGMPLSVYDDGSVLSYLYFGVSKGIFPPLIFLGIGAMTDFSCMLSNPKLILLGAAAQMGIFATLIGALYLGFSPAEGGAIGIIGGADGPTAIFLAAKLAPHLLGAIAIAAYSYMALVPVIQPPIMKLLTTKKERLIRMAPPRQVTVREKILFPVGALLITTLIAPGSLVLVGMLFLGNLLKESGVTERLAETARTSLIDSVTILLGVSVGASTQAQTFLTPGSLLIFGLGAASFCVATACGLLFAKFMNLFLKEKINPLVGAAGVSAVPDSARVVQMVARKEDPHNFLLMHAMAPNIAGVLGSAVAAGVLWSVLGL, translated from the coding sequence ATGGATATACTTCTTGATTTTCTAAGTACAACGGGCTTTGCACAAATGACGACTGGCAATTTCATAATGATTGTCATCGGCATTTTCTTTATCGCCCTTGCAATTATTAAGGACTATGAGCCACTTTTGCTCCTGCCGATTGGTTTTGGAGCTATTATAGGTAATATCCCGTCTATCGCGGGTATGCCTCTCAGCGTTTATGACGATGGGAGTGTGCTCTCTTATTTATACTTCGGGGTCAGCAAAGGTATTTTCCCGCCGCTGATATTTCTTGGAATCGGAGCTATGACCGACTTTTCGTGCATGCTCTCCAACCCTAAGTTAATCCTTCTGGGCGCTGCAGCGCAAATGGGTATATTTGCGACACTTATCGGAGCCTTATACCTTGGATTCAGTCCGGCTGAAGGTGGCGCAATCGGAATTATCGGCGGGGCTGATGGTCCTACTGCAATATTCCTTGCGGCTAAACTAGCGCCACATCTGCTGGGGGCAATAGCCATTGCTGCATATTCGTATATGGCCCTTGTTCCCGTTATTCAGCCTCCTATCATGAAGCTTCTGACAACCAAGAAAGAACGTTTGATTCGCATGGCTCCGCCAAGACAGGTTACTGTTCGCGAGAAAATTCTTTTCCCAGTTGGAGCATTGCTCATCACAACGTTAATTGCGCCTGGTTCACTTGTTTTGGTAGGGATGCTTTTCTTAGGCAACCTTCTTAAAGAATCCGGCGTAACAGAACGGTTGGCTGAAACTGCACGTACTTCACTCATTGACTCCGTTACTATACTGCTCGGAGTTTCTGTCGGTGCGTCAACTCAGGCTCAAACCTTTTTGACTCCTGGCAGTTTGTTGATTTTTGGTCTTGGCGCAGCTTCATTCTGTGTCGCAACGGCATGTGGCCTGCTCTTTGCTAAGTTTATGAACCTTTTCCTTAAGGAAAAGATTAATCCTCTGGTTGGGGCTGCCGGAGTTTCCGCTGTTCCTGACTCTGCCAGAGTTGTGCAGATGGTTGCTCGCAAAGAGGATCCTCATAACTTCCTGCTTATGCATGCTATGGCACCAAATATCGCTGGAGTTCTCGGTTCTGCTGTTGCAGCCGGTGTCCTCTGGTCAGTATTAGGGTTATAA